One part of the Sphingopyxis sp. TUF1 genome encodes these proteins:
- a CDS encoding DOPA 4,5-dioxygenase family protein produces the protein MAAIEATGLRALVHPLTDDDLADHTTLAHWIGTPVDLDLSVLDPPGANQGIARFGVKDF, from the coding sequence GTGGCTGCAATCGAGGCTACGGGGCTCCGCGCGCTCGTCCATCCGCTGACCGACGACGATCTGGCCGATCATACGACGCTCGCGCATTGGATCGGTACGCCGGTCGACCTCGACCTCAGTGTGCTCGACCCGCCGGGGGCCAATCAGGGAATCGCGCGCTTCGGTGTGAAGGACTTTTAG
- a CDS encoding OprO/OprP family phosphate-selective porin codes for MRHPLTAALLATSILCLPTAARAQAMTAEEAAALRADLAALKAQVQTLESRLDAATVQPAPAPMPAPTPASVTAKPASEISWKGAPEIKTADGWSFKPRGRMQMDLASVDTPAGVTGARGGLKTEFRRVYLGVDGKIPGGFAYRVEADLANNAVELTDVYLTYGTGPLSVTAGQIKPFWSLDEMTSDLFTSFMERAAFAQAFGFERRVGLSAQYKGGDLLLQGGVFGANADDLLDDSNNAVSIDGRVVWMPKLGDTQLHLAASGHWRDPNDPAALGRYRARPFAHTTDVRLVDTGLIDVASERGIGLEGAVIAGPFHAAAEGYWHRVGRTGSADPTFFGGYAELGMVLTGGDRRGYKDGAFDRLKPSKPITEGGIGAFEVNTRYDHLDLNDGGIVGGRQQAALIGLVWAPIDYVRITANYGKLWIDDARVATATGDRDYTADTFGLRTQVDF; via the coding sequence ATGCGCCACCCGCTGACCGCCGCCCTGCTGGCGACCTCGATCCTCTGCCTGCCGACTGCGGCGCGCGCGCAGGCGATGACGGCCGAGGAAGCCGCCGCGCTCCGTGCCGACCTTGCGGCGCTGAAGGCGCAGGTCCAGACGCTCGAATCGCGCCTCGACGCCGCGACCGTACAGCCGGCGCCGGCCCCCATGCCCGCGCCGACCCCGGCGTCGGTTACCGCCAAGCCCGCGAGCGAAATCAGTTGGAAGGGCGCGCCCGAGATCAAGACCGCCGACGGCTGGAGCTTCAAACCGCGCGGGCGAATGCAAATGGATCTGGCGTCGGTCGATACGCCCGCCGGGGTGACGGGCGCGCGCGGCGGTCTGAAAACCGAATTCCGCCGCGTCTATCTGGGCGTCGATGGCAAGATTCCCGGCGGCTTCGCCTATCGCGTCGAGGCCGATCTTGCGAACAATGCGGTCGAATTGACCGACGTCTACCTGACCTATGGCACCGGGCCGCTGTCGGTGACTGCGGGCCAGATCAAGCCTTTCTGGTCGCTCGACGAGATGACGAGCGATCTGTTCACCAGCTTTATGGAACGCGCGGCCTTTGCGCAGGCGTTCGGCTTCGAGCGCCGCGTCGGCCTGTCGGCGCAGTATAAGGGCGGCGACCTTCTGCTCCAGGGGGGCGTGTTCGGCGCGAATGCGGACGATCTGCTCGATGACAGCAACAATGCCGTCAGTATCGACGGACGCGTCGTGTGGATGCCGAAGCTTGGCGATACGCAGCTCCACCTCGCCGCATCGGGCCACTGGCGCGACCCCAATGATCCGGCGGCGCTCGGCCGTTATCGCGCGCGGCCCTTTGCCCACACCACCGATGTCCGTTTGGTCGATACCGGGCTGATCGACGTTGCGAGCGAGCGCGGCATCGGTCTGGAAGGCGCAGTGATCGCCGGGCCGTTCCACGCGGCGGCCGAGGGCTATTGGCACCGCGTGGGCCGCACCGGATCGGCCGATCCGACCTTCTTCGGCGGATATGCCGAGCTGGGGATGGTGCTGACGGGCGGCGACCGCCGCGGATACAAGGACGGCGCCTTCGATCGGCTGAAGCCGTCGAAGCCGATCACCGAGGGCGGTATCGGCGCGTTCGAAGTCAACACCCGCTACGATCATCTCGACCTCAACGATGGCGGGATCGTCGGCGGGCGCCAGCAGGCGGCGCTGATCGGCCTGGTGTGGGCACCGATCGACTATGTCCGCATCACCGCCAACTACGGCAAATTGTGGATCGACGATGCGCGCGTGGCGACGGCGACGGGGGACCGCGATTATACCGCGGACACCTTCGGGCTGCGGACGCAGGTCGATTTTTGA
- a CDS encoding ATP phosphoribosyltransferase regulatory subunit: MTKAPALLPEGLRDRLPAQAEAASRVTRALVDAMRAHGYGRVSPPLAEFRETLGSDDDRSGRDLLRFTDPVSQRTLALRPDITRQVGRIATSLLAASPRPLRLCYAGQVVKLRASQLRPAREMLQVGAELIGSDSVAAAREIVTVAIDALEAAGIGPVTIDFTLPDVVDLLASGPLPVAADLQQLRDELDAKDAGALTQLGADAYLPLLRATGPFDRAIADLRAFDASGVLGARIDALEAIAAPIRDRVTLTLDPTERHGFAYQSWFGFQIFVPGQGDAVGRGGAYAIPVGEAEEAAVGFSLYPDPLIDAGLGAEDMGDRCIFLPLGHDPAVAASLRADGWRTIAALTEADDARRLGCAYVLGASGPVEA, from the coding sequence ATGACCAAGGCCCCCGCCCTGCTGCCCGAAGGCCTCCGCGACCGCCTGCCCGCGCAGGCCGAGGCTGCGTCACGCGTCACCCGCGCGCTCGTCGATGCGATGCGCGCGCACGGCTATGGCCGCGTGTCGCCGCCGCTCGCCGAGTTTCGCGAGACGCTGGGCAGCGACGACGACAGGTCAGGCCGCGACCTCCTCCGCTTCACCGATCCGGTGTCGCAGCGCACGCTCGCGCTGCGCCCCGACATCACGCGGCAGGTCGGGCGGATCGCGACCTCGCTGCTCGCCGCATCGCCGCGGCCGCTGCGCCTCTGCTATGCCGGACAGGTGGTCAAGCTGCGCGCGAGCCAGCTCCGCCCCGCGCGCGAGATGCTGCAGGTCGGCGCCGAACTGATCGGCAGCGACAGTGTGGCGGCGGCGCGCGAGATCGTCACCGTCGCGATCGACGCGCTCGAAGCCGCGGGCATCGGTCCCGTCACCATCGACTTCACTCTGCCCGATGTCGTCGATCTGCTCGCATCCGGGCCGCTGCCGGTCGCGGCAGACCTCCAGCAGCTGCGCGACGAGCTCGACGCCAAGGACGCCGGCGCGCTGACGCAGCTCGGCGCCGACGCCTATCTGCCGCTGCTTCGCGCGACCGGGCCTTTCGACCGGGCGATCGCCGACCTTCGCGCCTTCGATGCAAGCGGCGTGCTCGGCGCGCGCATCGACGCGCTGGAAGCGATTGCTGCGCCGATCCGCGACCGCGTCACGCTGACGCTCGATCCGACCGAGCGCCACGGCTTCGCCTATCAAAGCTGGTTTGGTTTCCAGATCTTCGTGCCCGGCCAGGGCGACGCGGTCGGCCGCGGCGGCGCCTATGCGATCCCGGTCGGCGAGGCGGAGGAGGCCGCAGTCGGCTTTTCGCTCTATCCCGATCCGCTGATCGACGCCGGGCTGGGTGCCGAAGACATGGGCGACCGCTGCATCTTCCTGCCGCTCGGCCATGATCCAGCCGTCGCGGCGAGCCTGCGCGCCGACGGCTGGCGCACCATTGCCGCGCTTACCGAAGCCGACGACGCAAGGCGCCTCGGCTGCGCCTATGTTCTGGGTGCTAGCGGTCCCGTCGAGGCTTAG